The nucleotide window CAGATCCTCCTCATTTCCACCCCCTTCGTTGTCGTGATTTCCATCATGTGGATCATCATCCATTGGGTCAGACTACTTCAGGACGTTGTTGAGCAATGTTAAACATACTGGCTCTTCGCAGCTCATCAAGCTCAAACTTGTGGTCAGGCGTGTGCTGCTGGTTGAACCTGCCAGGGAGTTTTGATTTGGTTTTGTAGCATGCTTCACACAAGTCAAAGCCAACTGCTTCTTTCCAATCCTTACACTTGTATCGCTTACCAATAATCAGATATATCTGTTAGTGAGTAAAAAAAAAGggtaatcaaaaataaaaaaaaataaagaataattgtTCCCATGCAGgaggaaaaaagagagaaaataaaagaaaagctcaataacatttgatctttttttttcaaatgaataGAATTAATGTCTTTAATGGTGATTCTAGAAAAATATTAGTAACAGGAAGCAAAATGAGTTGTTTCTTTATTTTCCTAAGTTCTAAATGCAGTTGTTTCCTTACCTTCATAAATTCAGAATAGATTAAAAACAATCTGCTTTGTAATGATCATCTATAGGCAATTAACAGGAGTTATAAGGCATATGACATGGCGAACATACCTCACATGAGTCACACACGACTCCTACAATAAATACAGACATGTCTTCATTAAGCCATAATAAGCCCATGGCTTCACAAGCTACTTTGGCCTTCAGTTTCTTTGGTTGTAAAGTACCTACCATGGAATAAGCTAATGTTAACTCTCAATAATAgaatggaaaaaataaaaaaaaacagctTATTACCACAATATCAGAAATATACAAAAAAATAATCACATGGCAAAATGCAACTAGAACAAGATATTCTAAACGGCAGGAAAAGATCCAATAAATTGCAACCACACAACCATTTACAAGGTATTTCTGAAGTTATCTAGAGAAATGAGTACTGGCAATTGTAGTAGTAACCTGTATTACAAATCATGGACAGCCATACCGTCTCGGCCGATGGTATCAGTCCATGGGTAGACCAACACATACTAGTCCGTACAAGCATACCGTATCAACATACGCCGATAGGTACCAATTTTTGATAAAAGACCAAAAAGTGGctgaaaattcattaaaaaaaatactttttaggttttttttttcctaatttaatagtaattttattatatttgaatAAGAATAGAGTACACATGAGGCATGAATAAATTAATATGACTGTGATTAGACCTAAATACCCCCAAGCTGGGGCTAAATGTAAGAGAATGGACCTAATTGAGACAATACATAAGAGAATGACTTCAATTGATAGCTTGATTATCACTAATTGtcgattaaaaattttaaagtgtGAGAAAGAGTGAGAATGAGAGACTGAGTGAAAGAGAGGGGAGGGAGGAGGTTTTAAAGCCCCGAAAAGAGGCCCCAACGGTCAAGGTTTAAAGCCCAAAAAGAGACCCCAATGGTCAAATTATGATCAACTTATAAAGCCCCAAAAGAGGCCCCAACGGTCAACTAGACCATCGGGGTCAAACTTGATCCCATTTGGGTTGGCATTAGTTAAATTCCGATCGGACCGACCCGCATCAGTTAGTACGGGTAATGTAATGACCGTTGGGGTCAAACTTGACCTTATTTGGGTCAGTATCAATCCAATTCTGATTGGTACCAATCTGTCTTGGTTTGTATGGGTGATGTATCGATCGATACGGATGTACTAACCAGGCAATGTATCAACCAAAGGTGATGTATCGGCTGGTACGGTGCATCGTGCTCTCACAAATCAATTAGTTGCCAAAGACATTAGACTCAATCATTCAAACCTGTGACACACTGAACCAAATTGGAGATCAAAAAAGATATAGCAGATGACAGAAATGGGGCCCACTGGGCCTCACGAGGTTGGCCAATCGCCGAGAAGGTAAGCGGTGCGGGCCGACGGTGACAAGGAAAACGTTACTCCCCCGGAGATTCTAACCTCCCCACGCCACACACGCACGCAGCCGTCCACATCCAGCCATTCAAATGACCGGTTTACCGTTCGATACATGCGCTTCTCGCCGATGTACTTTTTTAGATTACTAAAAAGCCCCTCTGGGTAGTCATTATGACGAATCTTACCTCCTCATCCGACGGCCGATGAATTTTCAGATTTCAGGCCACGGACGCGATGAATGGAGGGTACTTCAGGTATTTCAATAGAGCAGAGGGTGATGGTAATCTTGTTATTATGACAACTTGGGAGGCCATTTATGTGATAggcccactatatatatatatgagtccaCCTCCCCAAACTCCCTCGTCCAGTCTTTTCCCACCTCTCTCCTTGTGTCTCTCGCgctccttctcttccttcttccacAGCCGTCTGCCGCCGGTATCACGGCGGAGGAACCCGGCGGGTTCCGAtcgctcctcttcttcctccttcgtcGTCCCTTTTTTAGCCCTTTTGTCTGCGGCCCATCTGGTAACTCGTTTACTATCTTCGGGCCTTTTCTTGGCCTCGTCTCCTTAATCGATCTTGATCGCACCAAGCTGACGTGGCGAGAGGCGGAGGCCCACCGACGTCGATCCGCGCACCGAAACCTGGCGTGCTGGGAAAGCGGAAGGACCGCGGGCCGTCCGACTCAACCCGCACGCAATCCCAGAGCAAACCCGAGCCGCATCTGCCGGACGCGGCCACGGCGGCTCGGCCCACGCCGGTCGGGGACAACCGGCTGCTGGCCGGACTCCTGGCGCAAGAGTTCCTCACCCGGGGAACGCTCTTCGGGAAGCGGTGGGGAGGGGGTCAGGGCTCCGACCCGGCCCGGCCGCCAGGCGGCACCGAGGAGGGCCTGGCCAGGCCGGGTCGGCTGGGGTACTCCGAGGTGTCCTACCTGCTGAAGTCGGACGCGGCCCATATCCCGGGCGTCGTCAACCCCACCCAACTCGCCCGCTGGCTTaagattaagattattttttaatcttatatacaaatcttaatGTTTCATtttatctcaatataatttttttaaaaatataaatattaaaatattaaagataattaattacaaaaaattataattaatcctTTCGAGAGATTCAGAATTTATACATATCTTTTCTTTGTCATTGGAGATTGAGATGGGGCCCACTCGAGAGAGCTTTCTCTCGTACGATCCTTCAGCCCCCACCTCATCCTCGGGAGTCACACGAGCCTACTATTGAGAATATTGATACACAGCAATGAGGCTTATTCTTTTGTTTTTCCCCCTCCTCGTGTGGGTTACCAACCACTAGTTACCCATCGTTCTCGTCAACCACGATTTTCGAAGGGCTCAACACGTAATCACAGAGAGCATTAATCCCAGATGGTGTGATTCAGTTCTTCTCTCTGAACACATGACACCGAGTATTATATTATGTTCATTCTAGACGAAATCCAAACTTGAGAAATGACGTGCCCACAATCTTTATTCCCTAACGTAACCCTCAAAGAGACGTGTTCACTAGCCATCGACATAAATGAGTCCTTGACGACATAAAGAGGCTCCTTAACGAGCAATTGACTATCCTCCACTAGCCACTTAGGTATATAAGCAACCCTAAAGCCCAGAGGAGCAGACAGATTATTATAATCACCACACTACTAACTTAATCTTCAGAGGAGTTGAGTCAGGAATATCCCACGATGCTGATCGTTTGCGTAAAACTCTTGACGAAGTTAAGACACCTCGAAACAACGCCCAACCTGGCGAATGAGATGCATCTCGGGACCAAACCTGCTAGATTCTCACGTGACCCTGGACAATCTTGCGCCTTTGAGATCGAATTAGTCTATCTGTCGACAACATCCACGTACCAACAAAAATTAATCTCAACtaacatatatattatttagaAATATTCAAACGCATACATGGAATAATTCATCAAATCAATATGATGATCCACCTAATTTGATCTCATTCCCTATTTTAAAGAGTATCCAATCTCTTCTAATCGGAAGACCCACCTCATCCAATAAGATCCACCACATTTGATCTCATTCCTTATTTTAAAGAGTTTCCAATCTCTTCTAATCGGACAACTCACCTCATCCAATAAGAATTGGACTTACTCTCAAGCATTTATGGACGGAAGACGCGATGCATCGGCGTCCTCACCACACAAATGTTCTTGTATTACGTTTGTAAGAACAAAGGAACAAAGGGAGGGAGAAACTTCCATGAAGGTAGAAAGCATATGAGTGTGACGAGCCATAGAATACTTGGACTTCCGCAACATACAAAATAGCAGTTCTATGCCATGGACCGTTGCATACAGTAAAAGCGCGCATGGGAAGAAACACACACGCTGCTACAGAATTTAGTACGAGTTCCACAACACAACACAATGATTCAGGAGTATCGCCGAAGGAAACGAAGACGACAAGGCAAGCAAAACCATCGTCAAATCCAGCCATTAGGCCATCATGAATAGTTACAGCGATCAAGCAaatcaagaagagagagagagagaggggtcatGGAAATCAAAAtgagggaaaagaaaaagaacgcCCACCAATGTCAAAGGCTTACCTTTTCTTGTCTTTTCATGGGCGGGGTGGTTTTGGGTCACTCACCACATCGAGGAAGGAGGCTAATGCGCGCACAGGGAAACCCACCAGCGGACCGCGTCGGGGTCCACCTCATCCTCACTCAGAACTGAAGCCAGCGGGCGAGCTGGGTGGGGTTGACGACGCCCGGGATATGGGCCGCGTCCGACTTCAGCAGGTAGGACACCTCGGAGTACCCCAGCCGACCCGGCCTGGCCGGGCCCTCCTCGGTGCCGCCTGGCGGCCGGGCCGGGTCGGAGCCCTGACCCCCTCCCCACCGCTTCCCGAAGAGCGTTCCCCGGGTGAGGAACTCTTGCGCCAGGAGTCCGGCCAGCAGCCGGTTGTCCCCGACCGGCGTGGGCCGAGCCGCCGTGGCCGCGTCCGGCAGATGCGGCTCGGGTTTGCTCTGGGATTGCGTGCGGGTTGAGTCGGACGGCCCGCGGTCCTTCCGCTTTCCCAGCACGCCAGGTTTCGGTGCGCGGATCGACATCGGTGGGCCTCCGCCTCTCGCCACGTCAGCTTGGTGCGATCAAGATCGATTAAAGAGACGAGGCCAAGAAAAGGCCCGAAGATAGTAAACGAGTTACCAGATGGGCCGCAGACAAAAGGGCTAAAAAAGGGACgacgaaggaggaagaagaggagcgaTCGGAACCCGCCGGGTTCCTCCGCCGTGATACCGGCGGCAGACGGCTgtggaagaaggaagagaaggagcGCGAGAAACACAAGTAGAGAGGTGGGAAAAGACCGGACGAGGGAGTTTGGGGAGGtggactcatatatatatatatagtgggccTATCACATAAATGGCCTCCCAAGTTGTCATAATAACAAGATTACCATATACCTCTGCTCCATTCATCGCGTCCGTGGCCTGAAGTCTGAAAATTCATCGGCCGTCGGATGAGGAGGTCAGATTCGTCATAATGACTACCCCGAGAGGCTTTTTAGTAATCTAAAAAAGTACATCGGCGAGAAGCGCATGTATCGAAGGGTAAACCGGTCATTTGAATGGCTGGATGTGGACGGGTGCGTGCATGTGCGGCGTGGGGAGGTTAGAATCTCCGGGGAGTAACGTTTTCCTTGTCACCGTCGGCTCGGCCCGCACCGCTTACCTTCTCGGCGATTGGCCAACCTCGTGAGGCCCAGTGGGCCCCACTTGTGGTTGCGAGGCATGATGCATGTGATGACTGGAATGGATGGGAACTCGAGGGTTTTAACCTCGGAAGAAGCAACTCGGAATCAGAGCGATTAGCGAACGGGGGAAGAAACAAAAGAAAGTTGAAAGCGGGCCATTGCTTCATCGCTAAAAGAAGAAGGTTTCTTCAAGACAAGTCCATGCCGAAAGCTTTAGGGTTCTTAGATTCCCCTCCAGAGAAGGCTCTCGGGCCCAAGAATCCTTCCATCGAATGAACGGATAGCTGTCGTGGTTATCTTCTCAAGGAAAACGAAAGATGAAACAACCAAAAATACTTGTCCTCGCTTAGACATTTGTATCGAGATGCCACTCTTATGGTCATGATTAAAATGGCAAGTGTAGGTTCCCTCCAAGAAACTGATACCTTCTCTTCTGGTTTCTTAGACGAGGAGAAGAAACATCTCTCGAGGCAGTGTTCGAAGATTAGAGAAGAGATGGAGTTTGGGGGCTTCCCCGTACAGCCTTCGTTTTCTGATCCTAACGAgggagtaaaaataaaaatatatatcagagTCAAAAAGGTTAAAGCACGAACCTCAAAGCGACAAAATGATTTCCACATCACCTTTTTCTTATTCCTTCCCCATCCGGCTTTCTTTCTCTCTATTGTAATCTTCGGAGGAAATAGAACACATCAAAGGCATTGTTTCTTCCTCCTTGTTGAAAGTACAAGTGTCGACAATATCTGCAAAACATGAATTTGTAttaaatgatgcatattttatcAAGTAGTTTTGGATTTAtagatataataattttaataattttatctaaGTCGTGCAATACCTTTGCGTGTCCATCCGTaaaggtcaaaatgatccactacagatcgaaaatctctcacaagtattcACAGTACGTaacatttatttacaaacctaaagcgatcatcaaacccaactaaaatgggagtaTTAAgtcttcgatcgtccctctacaagctgtgcaaagcataaacataccaaaagacacggacatacataagcattacatcaaatatcctattTAAAAGTTTGTCTATGACACAACATGGGATTAAATAGCTTGAGTTATTCGCTTTGGATGTATCTGTACGATTTCATCCTTTTCGGAGGAGCATGTGAACTTCAAAAAACATAGACCTGACGGACTTATGAGTCTTTGGTTTCCGTACTCCTAAACGAATATGGGATTAAATGACTTTATCAAGAATATTACCGGTTCAGAAAAGTCCATGCCAAACCATGTATTTGCATTGATTGGTGAGGTCCAAATATCTAATTTGCTTGTTATTATTTGGAAGCTATAGCTTGATAATAGATTAAGACTCACCAACTCCATCCACCGAGGCTCCCGAACTCAGAGTACGACCAAGTCATACAATTTTTACCGTCATTGATCTGCAAATTTGATCCAAACATCTAATTTGCTTGATGCTACTTTAGAACACACCAACTCCATTTACCTAAGATGAGGTTTCTGTTGTAAGCCGAGTGTCGAACACTTTGAGTGCAGTGTTGAATTCAGAACTTAGCCATACGCATACCTGATGCAGGCCGCCGCCCTAGCGAACCCGCTACCGAAGTCGCCACTTTTGATCGCCACGAGACCTTCCCCTTGCCCTCCTTGCTCACCAAGTCCATCCCAAAATCACTCGCAGCGACACAGCCCAAGCAAAAGCACACCGCTCCTCTTTCGTTCTGTGGTTTGCTACGGGGGACTACAAACTTACAAGACGGTTTGGCGGATCTCTTATTTAACCCGACCCGACATTAAAAGGGTCGGATCTGGTCCTCCTAATTTCACACCCGAAATGTTATAAAAGTATTGTAGCGTCCGTTACTAATGTAAATTGATGGACTTTCTCTTCCCGTTGCAAACGACCATAACGAGTAAGAAGAAGAGACCGTGCCGTCGATGAAGCTTAGAGCCCGATATCTTCACATCCCGACTCCAACCCTTTCATCCCTCGTGTCTCCGTTGTGACGGATTGTTTCCGAGGCCGCAGACAAGATCTTTGATCTCTATGCAAACAGAGCAGTGAGTGATACAACAAGCAGCTCTCGCATGGCGCACACCCGAGTAACACGTGGGTGGTACTTGAGCAACGGCGATTACTGTAGCAGAGGTAAATTGGTAATTTTTGCATGGCATGCACTCAT belongs to Musa acuminata AAA Group cultivar baxijiao chromosome BXJ1-11, Cavendish_Baxijiao_AAA, whole genome shotgun sequence and includes:
- the LOC135596373 gene encoding uncharacterized protein LOC135596373, encoding MSIRAPKPGVLGKRKDRGPSDSTRTQSQSKPEPHLPDAATAARPTPVGDNRLLAGLLAQEFLTRGTLFGKRWGGGQGSDPARPPGGTEEGPARPGRLGYSEVSYLLKSDAAHIPGVVNPTQLARWLQF